One part of the Homo sapiens chromosome 19, GRCh38.p14 Primary Assembly genome encodes these proteins:
- the XAB2 gene encoding pre-mRNA-splicing factor SYF1 has protein sequence MVVMARLSRPERPDLVFEEEDLPYEEEIMRNQFSVKCWLRYIEFKQGAPKPRLNQLYERALKLLPCSYKLWYRYLKARRAQVKHRCVTDPAYEDVNNCHERAFVFMHKMPRLWLDYCQFLMDQGRVTHTRRTFDRALRALPITQHSRIWPLYLRFLRSHPLPETAVRGYRRFLKLSPESAEEYIEYLKSSDRLDEAAQRLATVVNDERFVSKAGKSNYQLWHELCDLISQNPDKVQSLNVDAIIRGGLTRFTDQLGKLWCSLADYYIRSGHFEKARDVYEEAIRTVMTVRDFTQVFDSYAQFEESMIAAKMETASELGREEEDDVDLELRLARFEQLISRRPLLLNSVLLRQNPHHVHEWHKRVALHQGRPREIINTYTEAVQTVDPFKATGKPHTLWVAFAKFYEDNGQLDDARVILEKATKVNFKQVDDLASVWCQCGELELRHENYDEALRLLRKATALPARRAEYFDGSEPVQNRVYKSLKVWSMLADLEESLGTFQSTKAVYDRILDLRIATPQIVINYAMFLEEHKYFEESFKAYERGISLFKWPNVSDIWSTYLTKFIARYGGRKLERARDLFEQALDGCPPKYAKTLYLLYAQLEEEWGLARHAMAVYERATRAVEPAQQYDMFNIYIKRAAEIYGVTHTRGIYQKAIEVLSDEHAREMCLRFADMECKLGEIDRARAIYSFCSQICDPRTTGAFWQTWKDFEVRHGNEDTIKEMLRIRRSVQATYNTQVNFMASQMLKVSGSATGTVSDLAPGQSGMDDMKLLEQRAEQLAAEAERDQPLRAQSKILFVRSDASREELAELAQQVNPEEIQLGEDEDEDEMDLEPNEVRLEQQSVPAAVFGSLKED, from the exons ATGGTGGTGATGGCGCGACTCTCGCGGCCCGAGCGGCCGGACCTTGTCTTC gaggaagaggacCTCCCCTATGAGGAGGAAATCATGCGGAACCAATTCTCTGTCAAATGCTGGCTTCGCTACATCGAGTTCAAACAGGGCGCCCCGAAGCCCAGGCTCAATCAGCTATACGAGCGGGCACTCAAGCTGCTGCCCTGCAG CTACAAACTCTGGTACCGATACCTGAAGGCGCGTCGGGCACAGGTGAAGCATCGCTGTGTGACCGACCCTGCCTATGAAGATGTCAACAACTGTCATGAGAGGGCCTTTGTGTTCATGCACAAG ATGCCTCGTCTGTGGCTAGATTACTGCCAGTTCCTCATGGACCAGGGGCGCGTCACACACACCCGCCGCACCTTCGACCGTGCCCTCCGGGCACTGCCCATCACGCAGCACTCTCGAATTTGGCCCCTGTATCTGCGCTTCCTGCGCTCACACCCACTGCCTGAGACAGCTGTGCGAGGCTATCGGCGCTTCCTCAAG CTGAGTCCTGAGAGTGCAGAGGAGTACATTGAGTACCTCAAGTCAAGTGACCGGCTGGATGAGGCCGCCCAGCGCCTGGCCACCGTGGTGAACGACGAGCGTTTCGTGTCTAAGGCCGGCAAGTCCAACTACCAG CTGTGGCACGAGCTGTGCGACCTCATCTCCCAGAATCCGGACAAGGTACAGTCCCTCAATGTGGACGCCATCATCCGCGGGGGCCTCACCCGCTTCACCGACCAGCTGGGCAAGCTCTGGTGTTCTCTCGCCGACTACTACATCCGCAGCGGCCATTTCGAGAAG GCTCGGGACGTGTACGAGGAGGCCATCCGGACAGTGATGACCGTGCGGGACTTCACACAGGTGTTTGACAGCTACGCCCAGTTCGAGGAGAGCATGATCGCTGCAAAGATGGAGACCGCCTCGGAGCTGGGGCGCGAGGAGGAGG ATGATGTGGACCTGGAGCTGCGCCTGGCCCGCTTCGAGCAGCTCATCAGCCGGCGGCCCCTGCTCCTCAACAGCGTCTTGCTGCGCCAAAACCCACACCACGTGCACGAGTGGCACAAGCGTGTCGCCCTGCACCAGGGCCGCCCCCGGGAG ATCATCAACACCTACACAGAGGCTGTGCAGACGGTGGACCCCTTCAAGGCCACAGGCAAGCCCCACACTCTGTGGGTGGCGTTTGCCAAGTTTTATGAGGACAACGGACAGCTGGACGAT GCCCGTGTCATCCTGGAGAAGGCCACCAAGGTGAACTTCAAGCAGGTGGATGACCTGGCAAGCGTGTGGTGTCAGTGCGGAGAGCTGGAGCTCCGACACGAGAACTACGATGAGGCCTTGCGGCTGCTGCGA AAGGCCACGGCGCTGCCTGCCCGCCGGGCCGAGTACTTTGATGGTTCAGAGCCCGTGCAGAACCGCGTGTACAAGTCACTGAAGGTCTGGTCCATGCTCGCCGACCTGGAGGAGAGCCTCGGCACCTTCCAG TCCACCAAGGCCGTGTACGACCGCATCCTGGACCTGCGTATCGCAACACCCCAGATCGTCATCAACTATGCCATGTTCCTGGAGGAGCACAAGTACTTCGAGGAGAGCTTCAAG GCGTACGAGCGCGGCATCTCGCTGTTCAAGTGGCCCAACGTGTCCGACATCTGGAGCACCTACCTGACCAAATTCATTGCCCGCTATGGGGGCCGCAAGCTGGAGCGGGCACGGGACCTGTTTGAACAGGCTCTGGACGGCTGCCCCCCAAAATATGCCAAGA CCTTGTACCTGCTGTACGCACAGCTGGAGGAGGAGTGGGGCCTGGCCCGGCATGCCATGGCCGTGTACGAGCGTGCCACCAGGGCCGTGGAGCCCGCCCAGCAGTATGACATGTTCAACATCTACATCAAGCGGGCGGCCGAGATCTATGGGGTCACCCACACCCGCGGCATCTACCAGAAGGCCATTGAG GTGCTGTCGGACGAGCACGCGCGTGAGATGTGCCTGCGGTTTGCAGACATGGAGTGCAAGCTCGGGGAGATTGACCGCGCCCGGGCCATCTACAGCTTCTGCTCCCAGATCTGTGACCCCCGG ACGACCGGCGCGTTCTGGCAGACGTGGAAGGACTTTGAGGTCCGGCATGGCAATGAGGACACCATCAAGGAAATGCTGCGTATCCGGCGCAGCGTGCAGGCCACGTACAACACGCAGGTCAACTTCATGGCCTCGCAGATGCTCAAGGTCTCGGGCAGTGCCACGGGCACCG TGTCTGACCTGGCCCCTGGGCAGAGTGGCATGGACGACATGAAGCTGCTGGAACAGCGGGCAGAGCAGCTGGCGGCTGAGGCGGAGCGTGACCAGCCCTTGCGCGcccagagcaagatcctgttcgTGAG GAGTGACGCCTCCCGGGAGGAGCTGGCAGAGCTGGCACAGCAGGTCAACCCCGAGGAGATCCAGCTGGGCGAGGACGAGGACGAGGACGAGATGGACCTGGAGCCCAACG AGGTTCGGCTGGAGCAGCAGAGCGTGCCAGCCGCAGTGTTTGGGAGCCTGAAGGAAGACTGA
- the PET100 gene encoding protein PET100 homolog, mitochondrial produces MGVKLEIFRMIIYLTFPVAMFWVSNQAEWFEDDVIQRKRELWPPEKLQEIEEFKERLRKRREEKLLRDAQQNS; encoded by the exons ATGGGGGTGAAGCTGGAGATATTTCGG ATGATAATCTACCTCACTTTCCCTGTGGCTATGTTCTGGGTTTCCAATCAGGCCGAGTGGTTTGAGGACGATGTCATACAGCGCAAG AGGGAGCTGTGGCCACCTGAGAAG CTTCAAGAGATAGAGGAATTCAAAGAGAGGTTACGGAAGCGGCGGGAGGAGAAGCTCCTTCGCGACGCCCAGCAGAACTCCTGA